The genomic interval ACATAAACTTTCATTTATAACACTAATTTCATTTCTAAGCAATTCTAGATTCTAATCATAATATTTAGAAACTTATTACAGTCTTAAAAGTCATAGTGACCCAGCTAAAAAAGGAAAAATAGATTCAGTTTATCTGCTTAACCTTTAAGATATTAAGATAAAACTTTACTTTCGAAATCACCCAGGGTGATAAAGGTCCTTGTGCTTCAAACATAGAAACTGTATAATTATGTAAAATTTTGAGTATTCAAAGTGGTAGAAATTTCTACCACTTTTTTATTTGTTATTTTTAGGATATTAAATATGAAAAATAAATAATTTTTTTGGTTAAACACAAAGTGTACCCATACACTTTGTGTTTTTTTTATTGAACAAAGAATATAATACAAGTATCATATTCTTTAGAGTTATTATAAAATATTATTAGGGAGAAATTATATGAAAAAATTAACGAAAATTTTAAATTTAGTACTGGCACTGTCACTTCTATTGGTTGCAGCTTGTGGAAAAAATGATGAAATACCTGCTCAAAGCAATGAAGTCACGGTATATTCACCACTTTTCCCCGATGCTATCAATAGTGTTGTTGATGGTTTTACAAACAAAACAGGAATCAAGGTTAACCTAGTTGTAGCAGGTACTGGAGAATTACTTAAAAGAATCCAAGCTGAAAGTGAGAATCCTTTAGGGGATGTTATTTTTGGAGGAGGAGCTGAATCACTGAATTCATACAAAGAATATTTCACACCATATCAAACTGCAAATCACGATAAGATAAATCCTTTATTTAAAGATTCTAAAGACAAATGGTTTGGTTTTGCTGTCTTACCTATGGTTATGATCTATAATACTGATCTTGTAACGAAGGAAGACGCTCCTACTTCTTGGAACGACCTGATCGATCCCAAATGGAAGGGGGAAATTGCTATGGCCTCTCCTGTTAAATCCGGATCATCTTATACAATCACGGCGACTCTTTTGACTGCCTTTGGAAAAAACTCTGAAGCTGGTTTTGATTTCATCAAAAAATTTGTAACTAACTTGGATGGGAAGATTTTAGGAGGTTCATCTGCTGTACCTAAAGGTGTAGTAGATAAGGAATACTCTATCGGATTAACTTTGGAGAGTTCTGCTGTTAAATATAAAAATGCCGGCGGACATATAGAAATAGTGTATCCATCTGAAGGTACCTCTGTCGTTGCTGATGGTGCCGCTTTAATTAAAGGTTCTGAGAATCAAGAAAATGCTAAATTATTCTTAGACTATGTAGGAAGTAAAGAGGTTCAAGAAATTTTAGCTACAAAGTTTAATATCAGAGGAGTTAGAACCGATGTTGCTCTTCCAAAGGGATTAGGACCAATTTCAGATATCAAACTACTTGACTATGATTTTGACTGGGCATCTAATAGTAAAAAAGATATCGTTAAAAGATGGAAAAATATAGTTTCAGGAAAGGAGTAATAGGTAAATTATCAAAAATACTTCTCCGGGTCTGTTGCAAACATAAAAACTGTATAATTATGTTAAATTTTGAGTATTCAAAGTGGTAGAATTTCTACCACTTTTTTATTTGCCGTTTTAGGATATTAAATTAACCTCTTAATTATATTGTTATTCCAACATAATTTTTTTATTAATTTTGTATTTATATCTTATGGATAAAAAATCACTGTAGGGGAATAGTCCGTTTGACATGACACCATAATAAATAAATATTAAAAGGAATTTGATAAAATATCAGAAAGATATTAAGGACACAGTAAATTAAGTTGTAAAAGACATATGCAATACTATAGTATTAAGGGTTTTGATAAAATTATATGAGGTGTTTTTATGAATAATAAGAGAATATTAACCGATTTTGCAAGAGTAATTAATTCGGATCGTTATCAATACACTGAAAGTGATGTACTTCTTATGGAAGGGATGCAGGATAAGGAAGCTATTTTTGATATGTTCTTCCGAAAAACAGAGGACGGTGGATTTGCTGTAGTTAGTGGAATTCAAGAAGTAATTTCCCTTGTTGATATACTGAATACAACCTCTGAAGAGGAGAAGCGAAGATATTTTTCAGAGATAATAGAGGAAAAAGAACTCTTGGAATTTTTGGTAAAACTTAAATTTACAGGAGATATATATGCCATGAGAGATGGTGAAATTGTTTACCCGAATGAACCGGTAGTAACGGTTAAAGCACCGCTGATTCAAGCAAAAATACTTGAAACTCCAATACTAAACATCATGAATATGAACTTAGCCATAGCTACAAAGGCATCCATGGTAACTAGAGCAGCTAACCCAGTTCCTGTTTCATCCTTTGGAAGCAGAAGAGCTCATGGATTTGACAGTGCCGTATCAGGGAATAAAGCCGCCTATATAGGAGGATGCTCAAGTCATTCAAATTTAGTTACAGAATATAGATATGGAATTCCAAGTGTTGGAACCATGGCACACTCATTTGTTCAAGCTTTCGGATTGGGAAGAGAAGCTGAAAAAGAGGCTTTTGATGCTTTTATAAGACATAGAAAAACTAGAAAAAATAATACCTTAATTTTATTGATCGACACCTTCGATACTTTGGAGATGGGAATAAGGAATGCAATTAAAGCATTTAAGGATGGTGGGATAGACGATTCCTACGATGGATTATATGGAATAAGAATTGATTCAGGGGATTTAGCATATTTTTCAAAAAAATGCAGAAAAATACTCAATGAAGCCGGCCTTTTTAAAGCTAAGATATTTTTAACCAGTTCCATCGATGAAAGTGTGATTAAGTCCCTAAAGGGACAGGGTGCAGAGGTAGATTATTTTGGTGTTGGTGACGCAATAGGAGTTAGTAAATCTAATCCGTGTTTTGGCGGGGTTTATAAGATTGTTGAAGTAGACAAAAAACCTGTAATGAAATTATCTGAAGACATAATAAAAATATCTAATCCTGGGTTTAAAGAGGTTTACAGAATTTATGATGCTGATGGGATAGCTTACGCAGATTTGATTACACTTGTACGGTCTGACGATGAAAAAGAAAAATTAATTAATAATGAAGATATTGTAATTAGAGATGAAAAGTATGAATTTAAATCAAGTAAGCTAAAAAGCGGAGAATATTCCATTAAATTACTGTCAAAGAAATATGTTCAAGAGGGAAAAATAATGGAGGACTATAAGGAGCTGTTAGACGTAGATCTGTCTAGAGAATATTATTTAAGAGGTCTAGAGAAAATTTCCATAGAAAGAAGGAGATTGGAAAATCCTCATACTTATAAAGTAAACCTTTCCACCCCATTGATTAATCTGAAATATGAACTCATAAAAAAGATCAAGGAAACCATATAAAGCTGCTTTCCTTTTGGCAGGCTATTTGGTGTTACTTTCACCTCAAGAAATTAGAAATAATAAAACAAAAAAAACTGAACTCCTGATTGGGGTTCAGTTTTTTATTTCTAACCTTTAAGACCGCTT from Psychrilyobacter piezotolerans carries:
- a CDS encoding ABC transporter substrate-binding protein, encoding MKKLTKILNLVLALSLLLVAACGKNDEIPAQSNEVTVYSPLFPDAINSVVDGFTNKTGIKVNLVVAGTGELLKRIQAESENPLGDVIFGGGAESLNSYKEYFTPYQTANHDKINPLFKDSKDKWFGFAVLPMVMIYNTDLVTKEDAPTSWNDLIDPKWKGEIAMASPVKSGSSYTITATLLTAFGKNSEAGFDFIKKFVTNLDGKILGGSSAVPKGVVDKEYSIGLTLESSAVKYKNAGGHIEIVYPSEGTSVVADGAALIKGSENQENAKLFLDYVGSKEVQEILATKFNIRGVRTDVALPKGLGPISDIKLLDYDFDWASNSKKDIVKRWKNIVSGKE
- a CDS encoding nicotinate phosphoribosyltransferase yields the protein MNNKRILTDFARVINSDRYQYTESDVLLMEGMQDKEAIFDMFFRKTEDGGFAVVSGIQEVISLVDILNTTSEEEKRRYFSEIIEEKELLEFLVKLKFTGDIYAMRDGEIVYPNEPVVTVKAPLIQAKILETPILNIMNMNLAIATKASMVTRAANPVPVSSFGSRRAHGFDSAVSGNKAAYIGGCSSHSNLVTEYRYGIPSVGTMAHSFVQAFGLGREAEKEAFDAFIRHRKTRKNNTLILLIDTFDTLEMGIRNAIKAFKDGGIDDSYDGLYGIRIDSGDLAYFSKKCRKILNEAGLFKAKIFLTSSIDESVIKSLKGQGAEVDYFGVGDAIGVSKSNPCFGGVYKIVEVDKKPVMKLSEDIIKISNPGFKEVYRIYDADGIAYADLITLVRSDDEKEKLINNEDIVIRDEKYEFKSSKLKSGEYSIKLLSKKYVQEGKIMEDYKELLDVDLSREYYLRGLEKISIERRRLENPHTYKVNLSTPLINLKYELIKKIKETI